Proteins from one Clostridia bacterium genomic window:
- the tuf gene encoding elongation factor Tu, protein MAKEKFDKSKVHVNVGTIGHVDHGKTTLTAAITMYCANKGNAASMKYDEIDKAPEEKARGITINTAHVEYQTEKRHYAHVDCPGHADYVKNMITGAAQMDGAILVCAATDGPMPQTREHILLARQVGVPYIVVFLNKCDQVDDEELLELVEMEVREILDKYEFPGDTTPIIRGSALLAMQAGVAGKFDDPAFGPIQELLDTLDTYIPDPKRATDQPFLMPVEDVFTITGRGTVATGRVERGIVKMNDKVELVGLRNDNSTLETVVTGVEMFRKLLDFAEAGDNIGLLLRGIRREDIERGQVLAKPGTIHPHTHFTSQVYVLTKEEGGRHTPFFNGYRPQFYFRTTDVTGTISLPKGVEMVMPGDNIDMEIKLITPIAIEQGLRFAIREGGRTVGSGVVAQIVND, encoded by the coding sequence ATGGCAAAGGAAAAGTTTGACAAAAGCAAAGTGCACGTTAACGTCGGCACCATTGGTCACGTCGACCACGGCAAGACGACCTTGACAGCAGCTATCACGATGTACTGTGCTAATAAGGGCAACGCGGCTTCCATGAAGTACGACGAAATCGATAAGGCGCCCGAAGAGAAAGCACGTGGTATCACGATCAACACTGCGCACGTTGAGTACCAAACCGAAAAAAGACACTACGCTCACGTGGACTGCCCGGGACACGCGGACTATGTTAAGAACATGATCACCGGCGCTGCTCAGATGGATGGTGCGATCCTCGTCTGCGCGGCTACCGACGGCCCGATGCCCCAGACCCGCGAGCACATTCTTCTCGCCCGTCAGGTCGGCGTTCCTTACATCGTCGTTTTCCTGAACAAGTGCGACCAAGTCGATGACGAAGAGCTTCTCGAACTCGTCGAAATGGAAGTCCGTGAGATCCTTGACAAATACGAGTTCCCCGGCGACACCACCCCGATCATCCGCGGCTCCGCGCTTCTCGCGATGCAAGCGGGCGTTGCGGGCAAGTTCGACGATCCCGCTTTCGGGCCGATCCAAGAGCTCCTCGACACCCTCGACACCTATATCCCCGATCCGAAACGTGCGACCGATCAACCCTTCCTTATGCCTGTTGAAGACGTCTTCACGATCACCGGTCGTGGTACCGTCGCTACCGGCCGTGTTGAGCGTGGTATCGTTAAGATGAACGACAAGGTCGAACTCGTCGGTCTCCGCAACGACAACAGCACTCTTGAAACCGTCGTTACCGGCGTCGAAATGTTCCGTAAGCTCCTCGACTTCGCTGAGGCGGGCGATAACATCGGTCTTCTTCTCCGTGGTATCCGCCGCGAAGATATCGAGCGTGGTCAAGTTCTTGCGAAACCCGGCACGATTCATCCGCACACCCACTTCACTTCCCAAGTTTACGTTTTGACGAAGGAAGAAGGTGGCCGTCACACCCCGTTCTTCAACGGCTATCGTCCGCAGTTCTATTTCAGAACCACCGACGTTACCGGTACCATCTCCCTCCCGAAGGGTGTCGAAATGGTTATGCCCGGCGATAACATCGATATGGAGATCAAACTCATCACCCCGATTGCTATCGAGCAAGGCTTACGTTTCGCTATCCGTGAAGGCGGTCGTACCGTCGGTTCCGGTGTCGTTGCGCAAATCGTTAACGACTAA